The sequence below is a genomic window from Daphnia pulicaria isolate SC F1-1A chromosome 6, SC_F0-13Bv2, whole genome shotgun sequence.
ACCAGAAGAATTAGAACTTGATGATTTAGATGATCTCGAAGATGAATTAGATGAGAAAGTTTTCTTGGAATATCGTCAGAAGAGAATGgctgaaatgaaatcattattACAGGCTTCTAAATTTGGAGAGGTTTTAGAGATTACTGGTAAAGACTACATTCAAGAAGTAAACAAAGCAGGTGAAGGAATATGGGTCATATTACACCTTTACAAACAAGGGTAAGGAAaattaaacttgaaaatttacaTTATGATTAAAATGTTAATACTTTACGTTTATAATAGAATCCCCTTGTCTTCCCTAATGAACGATTATATTCGTAATTTGGCCCACAAATTTCCAAcagtgaaatttgtaaaaagctTGGCAGGATTGTGTATACCCAACTACCCTGATCAAAATTTACCAACTATATTTGTTTACCTTAATGGAGAGCTGAAACGCCAGTTCATTGGAACAAGTTCTTTTAATACTGGACTTAAACAGGATGGTAATTACATTTTCCTAGTTTTATAAGCATTTGACTtggaaataattaaacaatcTTTTATTATGAACAGAACTAGAATGGATACTTTCAGAAACTGGTGCTTTCAAGACAGAGCTTGAAAATGATCCTCGACCAAAAATTCGTGATGCTCTATTCTCACAGCTAAACTGTGGCAATAGTCGAACACAGGAAAGAAATAATGACTCTGACAGTGATTATTGGTAAgtccaatttgaaaaatttataatttcggAATTACGTATTCATAAGATTAAAGAAGATAGCTAATTCGAAATAGTATTTGTGTCAGCTCGTTTGCGCATGGAAAGaaactaattaaaaataacaataataaaactaGTTCCAAATGAGAAATGATGAATAAAAGGAACATACCTTACTAACGGAAGCTATAGAAGGCCCAAAACTCTCAGTTACTTTAAGTCGCCTTGCTATCCATCCAGGAAGGGAAGACTGAGAACTTGAGCGCGCATATCGAAGGTCTGCCAATACAAGAGCAGCGTAATCCTTGCTATGTCGAATCGCTCTTCCTATTGACTGGTTTACAGCTTTAAAACACAAAGCTTCGTAGTAAAGTTGTCCCGGTagtcttttttccccttctggAAGCAAAGTCATCTGCAATATATCAAAATAATGGTAGTTTTTGTCGTTGAAAAAGAGTACAAATATTTTAGTAGCCTGGGAATAAAATACGGCATGATTTAATCAATACATTTTACAATAAATaccatgtttttatttaagtaatccattttctcttttaacgcCGCAGATTGTATGTTGGCGTAAGGAAGACCGACTACAATGACACAGCGAGCCAAATCGTCGCTGAAGTTGATTCCTTCACTCAACTTTCCGCCTATTGTTTTTTATCagttaattaaatgtttttatgcTGAAATAGAACAACAATTGTGCCTTGTACACGAATAAAGCTTACCAACAACACAGAGCAACATAGCTCCATTCTTCCCACCTGCGTTTGTTGGATTAGCAAACTGTTTTATACATCGAGAGTATTCGTCTAATACACGATCAACTTCTTTGGCTTCTTTAGGCTCCCGAAACAATTTCTTACGATTTTCGATTTTAGAAAcgtaattgtttttcttcaaatgatCAACTACTTGCTATCTTCCgtcagaaaagaaattaaatacaaTAGAAAACGGTAATAAAACTATAAATTTAGAACTCACACTTTCGAAATCATATGACGGAAGAAAACAGAcaacacctcctgaaacaacctTCATAGAaccacaaatttaaaattcttagttgaaaaaaaaaaaaaattataataggGATTGTATTATAATAACCTGATTGATGTTCAATAGTAAGTTGGCTAATTCGTCAAGTAAACGGCTTCGGTTACCCCAAGAAAAATCCAACTCTTTGTTAGACGGACCTCGCGTCAGTACCAATGGTAAAACATGGTCAGGAGGGATAATATGGTCACATGAGAATGACATAATCCGGTTCTGTGGGGCACCAGCAGCTCCAAAAAGCTGAAACTGAAATTCGCTGCTAGGTTGCATTGTACCACCAGCGACAATAACAGCTCTAAAAATCAATCAGATAAAACTATTAATATTAAATCAAGCGATTTCACATAAGGAGGTATACCTAGGTTGAGTGACAAAATCTTTAAATAGTGATCCAGGATTTAGCAAAATGTACTTTAAACAACTAGCTGAACTAAGAACTTTCTTAACACATAGAATTCTTCCATCTTCGTTTGGATTGATAAGACATCGCATAAATTCCAGGATTGGTAACAAACTCGAGCCCCTTTCTTTTGAATCCACTGCTTCCACGGGGTTGGGCGCATTCTCACTTTGGACCGCtgcaaaattcaatttccccAAAAAGGTTTTCAAACCCCCAACCGGAGTGACTTCAGCTGTCGCGGGTTTAAAATAGATCAACTTTTGAGGTAATTTGGTTTTCTCGCAAAATTCCACAAGAGTGTTTATGTTTAGATGATCAAAACCAGCTTCAATGCAGAATTTCGAACAGTCAAAAATCTTTTCGTCTTCATTTGTCTTTTCAGCTTCAGCTTGATTTGTTTCTGGTTTTCCTTGAAGATTTAAACTTTTCATGAGACAtgataagaagaaaataagttgTTTAATAGGTAGCAAATTTTTTGCGGAGAGACGACTATAAAATCTCTGTTGGTATTGCAACAGTTGCCAATGTGCGTGACTTATTTGATGACCCCAAATGGAAATACTATGAATTGAACTTATAGTCTCAAGTAAGTTGTGAGCCTCATCCTAGAATAGAATTCccataaaaaattactttaataaactatttaaacaaCTAAAGAAAGTACTTACAATAATCACAACGTTATTATGAAGCTTCAACCCACACGCTtctcttgtgtgtttttttagtAGCGTTGAATAAGGAACGACGACcaactggaaaaaataaaatgacaatTAATTATGTTGTAGTAAGGTGTTTTAAACACGTAATTTACAcataaatttattcaaaaatacCTGTGCGTCACAAATAGCATTTCGTGCCGCATAATAAGGGcatgcttttttctttttccctgacAGTATTAAACTTTCAACATCAGTTACTTCCGTTAATGACAAATCTCGAACGTTTTGTACGAGTTTACTGTCAAGAAAAGGACATGAAgatgattttcttgtttttttaattggttGTCCATCTTCAGATTTGGAGGTTGTACTTGATCCTTTTTTCTGCATTTCCAAGCACCTAAAAATTCacatgtaaaaaagaaatccacttttgaactgtgacaataacaaaaactAACCTTTCATTCATTAGAGTACTGCTCTTAAGGCTTGTAACTTCTTCATTGATGCAAAGTTGCTGACGAGAAGCAAGAGAAATTAATCTTATGGAATCCCCAAATGGACTCTTTTTGACTTCACGAACAAACTGAGAAATTTGAGAGTGTGTACGACTAGCAAATATAATCTTGGTGCCTTCAAACTAATTGGGGTATTTTGAACATCTCAGTTTACAAAAAAGCATAATTTACACTATACCACAAAAATACCATTTCTTCAGCTTGTGATTCTTCAACAGGTTCTTCACCATCACTTTCTATGTCCCCAATCAGGACGTTGTCATCTTCAACATCAGTTGAATCACTTATTTGGGATTTCTTTGAATTCATCTTTGATGATTGACTGTCAGGTACTAAATGGTTCATAGTAGATGTGGACATATTTTGAACTctctgttttaatttttggatTCTCTCTTCTCGTTGATTAATTTTCTTTAGTtcagatttgatttcattttgctCATGAGAAattgcaacattttttttagctAAAGTAAACCAAGTAGGTTCAACTTGTGCATCAGTTGCCTGCTTCAAAGCTGGATTTTCATCTTCAACACCTTTACTGAGaatcttcaatttttcttctagTTGTGACTTTTGATGACACTCATGATCAGCTAACCAAGTTAGAGCTCCACAAATCAGACTTAGTGATTTACCCTTAATATAAAAATTGGAaacattattttgttatttgcaAAAATAAGAGGactgaataaaaacaagatttaattaaaaaacataaGACATACTGTTCCTGTTGGGCTTTCAAATATACCCAGTTTCCCTTGCTCAATACATTTGTACAGACTTTTCATAAAATCTAATTGAATAGGATAAGGTTCGAACGGAAATCGGAAACCCTCGGGAACATCCATTGTAATAAAACTGAAATGGACTACTGCTAGAAAACGTATGCATTGGCGCTTTTTGAAGTTTTCTACTTTTCAGAATTCAAGTAATCCAGTAccgatgctgagttgcaaaaTCTACCAAATTTGCCTTAAAAACAGAGGGAGGACTGGAAGGAGGAGGGAAATTCGGAAAATTGAGGGGAGACGTGAAATCATTGATCACGACTAACCGCTgataaaaaggcaaaaagcCCTTCTAAGAAATTATAAGTAGGTTAaagtttttataaaatataattggaATTAGAATAAAAGACTTTTCGAGGGTTGGAAGGTCTAAAATACCCAGTTTTTCGCAATCGTAATATTCTGATTTTTGGTAATAACTAATAAACAAGATGCAATTTGGTAATAAATAAGAATAGTCACGTAAAATAATTGACAAGTGTATTATTAATCAACCGAGTTTTTCTACTTACGTAGAAGTCGaattacagtttttttttttttttcagtataCTAAACACAATAGAAACATTCGCACATTACAACCACGGATGCCAAGCTGGATCCATCCGGCACAAATTGTCATTACTATTGGCAGCGGCGACCAAAGTGCTGACTTTAGACTCATTTCCATCAAAGGTTGATAACCCTTGTAGCCTATTTATTATCGCATTAACGGCTTTATTTACCAAACCAATCAAAATTTCTCCCTCCACCTGACCACTTCCACCAGTGTCCTTTTCCTTCTCGTCGgcagttttcttcttgtgcCATGCTATCATCTCATCTCGCAAAACTGCTTTCAGAATAGCAGCGACTTTGACACTCGGTTGAACCAAGCAACGAGCCGCAGCAATCATACTTGCGGTAAGAGGACCGGCCACTCCAATCATTGTCAAAAACTCAACCATGTTTGGCGTTAGACGGAAAGGCACAGGTCTGTTGGCATCGAGTTCTCCGTTTGAGTCTTCAACATCAAACTTAAAGTATGATACACTTAGAAGGCCCGAATCTTGATGAATGTACAGCATATCTGCATTGAGTCGTGTGAGGTGTAGCACGTATTCGGCAAGATTGACCAGAGCCATTTGCAGCGTCAGCATTTTGCGGAATGTCCAATAAAATGTGGCTGACGGGAACGTGACGTTGGCCCATTCACGCAACAGAGTTCGTGGAACCATAATCTGCTGTACGTCTTTGTGAATATCTCGTAAAACTTGGTGGCTAGCCTATTTACaaagaaaagtttgaaaatttgacCATCAAAATAGAATAAGGGAGACTGCTTACCTGACTTCCTCTTGCTTGAATGGTGGCTAATCTTTCATAGTATTTAGCGATGGGCATATCATGTTCAATGTTTCGTTTAACACAACGTAGCCTGTAAATATCGAGTAACGTAGCACTGGATGGGTTGTCTTCTACTAGTCTCATTTGTGGAGAAACAGCCACAACACGAGGTACAGTGAAGTTCAGGAATCTCTTTGACGTTTCCTTATGCTTGTTCAAGTAGTTGTTTAACATTCTAAGCAGTTGCAAAACACGTTCCTCTCTTCTAGCGTCGCCGAGACCTGCATCGTTCACAACCAAGTATGGGTAGATCTTTCCATTGTGTCCTCGAATGTAGAGACGCCTGGCTGCCGTGTTATGCTTTTGAACGATTTCCACGCGCGGCAAGAAACGGGCTATCCGGACATAGTAATGCGTGTGCTAAAACGGGAAAGCGTAGTAAATTTAGAATTTATATCAAAATAGAATGATAACACAGGAAATCGATCGAAGTAACGAAAACCAAATCAGATCTTATCAGCAACCGTCATC
It includes:
- the LOC124341951 gene encoding phosducin-like protein 3, whose amino-acid sequence is MDPMEDTQWNDVLRQKGIIPPKPKEAEVTEEQIEDMLESVVKNYTSNEKRPEELELDDLDDLEDELDEKVFLEYRQKRMAEMKSLLQASKFGEVLEITGKDYIQEVNKAGEGIWVILHLYKQGIPLSSLMNDYIRNLAHKFPTVKFVKSLAGLCIPNYPDQNLPTIFVYLNGELKRQFIGTSSFNTGLKQDELEWILSETGAFKTELENDPRPKIRDALFSQLNCGNSRTQERNNDSDSDY
- the LOC124341948 gene encoding ATP-dependent DNA helicase DDX11-like yields the protein MDVPEGFRFPFEPYPIQLDFMKSLYKCIEQGKLGIFESPTGTGKSLSLICGALTWLADHECHQKSQLEEKLKILSKGVEDENPALKQATDAQVEPTWFTLAKKNVAISHEQNEIKSELKKINQREERIQKLKQRVQNMSTSTMNHLVPDSQSSKMNSKKSQISDSTDVEDDNVLIGDIESDGEEPVEESQAEEMFEGTKIIFASRTHSQISQFVREVKKSPFGDSIRLISLASRQQLCINEEVTSLKSSTLMNERCLEMQKKGSSTTSKSEDGQPIKKTRKSSSCPFLDSKLVQNVRDLSLTEVTDVESLILSGKKKKACPYYAARNAICDAQLVVVPYSTLLKKHTREACGLKLHNNVVIIDEAHNLLETISSIHSISIWGHQISHAHWQLLQYQQRFYSRLSAKNLLPIKQLIFFLSCLMKSLNLQGKPETNQAEAEKTNEDEKIFDCSKFCIEAGFDHLNINTLVEFCEKTKLPQKLIYFKPATAEVTPVGGLKTFLGKLNFAAVQSENAPNPVEAVDSKERGSSLLPILEFMRCLINPNEDGRILCVKKVLSSASCLKYILLNPGSLFKDFVTQPRAVIVAGGTMQPSSEFQFQLFGAAGAPQNRIMSFSCDHIIPPDHVLPLVLTRGPSNKELDFSWGNRSRLLDELANLLLNINQVVSGGVVCFLPSYDFESQVVDHLKKNNYVSKIENRKKLFREPKEAKEVDRVLDEYSRCIKQFANPTNAGGKNGAMLLCVVGGKLSEGINFSDDLARCVIVVGLPYANIQSAALKEKMDYLNKNMMTLLPEGEKRLPGQLYYEALCFKAVNQSIGRAIRHSKDYAALVLADLRYARSSSQSSLPGWIARRLKVTESFGPSIASVSKFLSMRKRADTNTISN